The following are encoded together in the Sediminitomix flava genome:
- a CDS encoding beta-mannosidase → MKWHFFIVAILTLSFTSSVMAQKESRSLDGQWTFKQVGQQNWMNAKVPGTVHTDLKNLGKIEDPYYRLNEHNQQWVDKVDWEYQKEIFLTEEELSKDHIELLFEGLDTYATVFWNEEEVLSSDNMFRRYHIDLSQKVKKENILRVVFTSPIRKGLSLLADHGYPLPAINDQSELGGLGEHAVSIFTRKAGYHYGWDWGPRFVTSGIWRSVNLISWNSNQLKEVFIKQEKITSKKAFLKAKISVENKQNLEAKVFVNNHLVSSQSISSTENEIDFEIENPNFWYPNGMGEAYLYNVRVEIWSELLLDTWQEQIGLRDIEWVLEKDKKGDGTSFYLKVNGQAVFSKGANYIPNDLFLPEVSEEKYEHIVLSAKKANMNMLRVWGGGIYENKTFYDLCDKHGIMVWQDFMFACSMYPGHHAFLENVRQEAIDNVKRLRNHPSIVLWCGNNEIEAAWSEWDENSGWGWKQKYNSQQRKEIWAAYDTIFHQILPQVVDQHTDNTFYWHSSPSAGFEKISNYESNSGDMHYWGVWHGEHPFEDFRKYIPRFMSEYGFQSFPSFNAVKRFTLPEDWDIESEVMASHQRSGIGNLRIRSYMEQYYQVPIDFEQLLYVGQVLQAKATEIAIEAHRNAMPYCMGTLYWQINDCWPVASWSSIDSYGNWKAMHYKVKQMYEPILWTSSQEGDILELALVNDLPNKDRGQWYIELMDFEGNSLWKKKGNSSIASISKEVIMKISLSEIKEEIPLEKAVLKLSYENEIHRAERTYFFVNPKNLILPKPDISFEVYHQSGDIFVELKADVIAKDVFLYSNSTEDAHFSENYFELLPNETKTVKYLGNQSLEELKNNLKLMHLQQTMKSENNSNSL, encoded by the coding sequence ATGAAATGGCATTTTTTTATTGTAGCAATCTTAACACTATCATTCACTTCATCAGTTATGGCACAGAAAGAATCAAGAAGTCTAGACGGTCAGTGGACTTTCAAGCAAGTCGGGCAACAAAACTGGATGAATGCCAAAGTTCCGGGGACTGTTCATACAGACTTAAAAAATCTAGGAAAAATTGAAGATCCATATTACAGACTAAACGAACACAACCAACAATGGGTAGATAAAGTAGATTGGGAGTATCAGAAAGAAATATTCCTGACTGAAGAGGAGCTTTCCAAAGATCATATCGAATTACTTTTTGAGGGTTTGGATACCTACGCCACGGTTTTCTGGAATGAAGAGGAAGTACTTTCTTCAGATAATATGTTCAGAAGATACCATATAGATCTTTCACAAAAGGTTAAAAAGGAAAATATTCTTAGGGTTGTTTTTACATCTCCGATAAGAAAAGGACTTTCATTATTAGCTGATCATGGCTATCCATTACCAGCCATCAATGATCAATCTGAACTAGGTGGATTAGGAGAACATGCGGTGAGTATTTTTACTAGAAAAGCTGGTTATCATTACGGTTGGGATTGGGGACCAAGATTTGTAACATCGGGTATTTGGCGAAGTGTAAATTTGATTTCTTGGAATAGTAATCAATTAAAAGAAGTCTTTATAAAACAAGAAAAAATCACTTCTAAAAAAGCATTTCTTAAGGCAAAAATATCTGTAGAAAACAAGCAAAATTTAGAAGCAAAAGTATTTGTCAACAACCATTTGGTAAGCTCCCAAAGTATTTCTTCCACTGAAAATGAAATCGACTTCGAAATTGAAAATCCTAACTTCTGGTATCCGAATGGAATGGGTGAAGCCTATTTATATAATGTTAGGGTTGAGATTTGGTCAGAGCTACTTTTAGATACTTGGCAAGAACAAATTGGTTTACGTGATATAGAATGGGTCTTGGAAAAGGATAAAAAGGGAGATGGCACAAGCTTCTACCTTAAAGTCAATGGACAAGCGGTATTTTCTAAAGGAGCGAATTACATTCCAAATGATCTTTTTTTACCTGAAGTAAGTGAAGAAAAATACGAACACATTGTACTTTCTGCTAAGAAAGCTAATATGAATATGCTTCGCGTATGGGGTGGTGGTATCTATGAAAACAAAACGTTCTACGATCTCTGTGATAAGCATGGTATAATGGTTTGGCAAGATTTCATGTTTGCATGTAGTATGTATCCAGGTCATCATGCTTTCTTAGAGAATGTAAGACAGGAAGCTATTGACAATGTAAAACGTCTAAGAAACCATCCTTCTATTGTTCTTTGGTGCGGGAATAATGAAATAGAAGCGGCTTGGTCTGAATGGGATGAAAATTCGGGTTGGGGATGGAAACAGAAATACAATAGCCAACAGCGAAAAGAGATTTGGGCAGCTTATGATACCATTTTCCACCAAATACTCCCACAAGTTGTTGATCAACACACTGACAACACATTCTATTGGCATTCTTCTCCTTCGGCTGGCTTTGAAAAAATTTCAAATTATGAATCCAACTCTGGAGATATGCACTATTGGGGTGTTTGGCACGGAGAGCATCCGTTTGAAGATTTCCGAAAATACATCCCTCGTTTTATGAGTGAATACGGATTTCAGTCTTTCCCATCTTTCAATGCAGTCAAAAGATTTACGTTGCCAGAAGATTGGGATATCGAGAGCGAAGTGATGGCTTCACACCAAAGAAGTGGTATCGGAAACTTGCGTATTCGTAGCTACATGGAGCAATATTATCAAGTACCAATAGATTTTGAGCAACTGCTTTATGTCGGGCAAGTACTTCAAGCCAAAGCCACAGAAATTGCCATTGAAGCACACCGAAACGCAATGCCTTATTGCATGGGAACATTATATTGGCAAATCAATGATTGTTGGCCTGTAGCTTCTTGGTCTAGCATAGACAGTTATGGCAACTGGAAAGCTATGCACTACAAAGTAAAACAAATGTACGAACCTATACTTTGGACTAGCAGTCAAGAAGGTGATATACTCGAATTGGCCTTAGTTAATGATTTGCCTAATAAAGACAGGGGGCAATGGTATATAGAGTTAATGGACTTTGAAGGAAATTCACTTTGGAAGAAAAAAGGAAATAGTAGTATTGCTAGTATTTCAAAAGAAGTCATTATGAAAATCAGTCTATCTGAAATTAAAGAAGAAATACCGCTTGAAAAGGCTGTCTTAAAGCTTTCTTATGAGAATGAAATTCACAGAGCTGAAAGAACCTATTTCTTTGTCAATCCTAAAAACTTGATTCTTCCAAAACCGGATATTTCATTCGAAGTCTATCATCAGTCAGGTGACATATTTGTAGAATTGAAAGCAGATGTTATAGCCAAGGATGTTTTCCTTTATTCAAATAGTACTGAAGATGCTCACTTCTCAGAGAATTATTTTGAGCTTCTACCTAACGAAACTAAAACAGTAAAATATTTAGGAAATCAATCTTTAGAAGAATTAAAAAACAACTTAAAATTAATGCACTTACAGCAAACTATGAAGTCAGAAAATAATAGTAATAGCCTATAA